Proteins found in one Labrenzia sp. VG12 genomic segment:
- a CDS encoding TRAP transporter small permease subunit: MDKVAGALERVNLVIGNTLCWAALGMLLLQFVIVLLRYVFGYSFIFLDEGVLYFHAAIFMLGAGYTFLVNAHVRVDIFYAKANERTQAWIDLFGHLFLLAPALIVLLWFSWPMVRGSWAILEGPISVGGIPASFLLKTLIPAYCILLLIQGVAAFIRDLQKLKGADV; the protein is encoded by the coding sequence ATGGACAAGGTGGCAGGCGCACTTGAGCGCGTGAACTTGGTGATAGGCAACACGCTGTGCTGGGCGGCGCTGGGCATGCTGCTGCTGCAATTCGTGATCGTGCTGCTGCGCTATGTCTTCGGCTACAGTTTCATCTTCCTGGATGAAGGCGTGCTCTACTTTCACGCCGCGATCTTCATGCTCGGCGCCGGCTACACGTTTCTGGTCAACGCCCACGTCCGCGTCGACATCTTCTACGCCAAGGCAAATGAACGCACCCAGGCATGGATCGATCTCTTCGGCCACCTTTTCCTGCTGGCGCCGGCCCTGATCGTGCTGCTCTGGTTTTCCTGGCCCATGGTGCGCGGCAGCTGGGCCATTCTGGAAGGCCCGATCTCGGTGGGCGGCATTCCGGCTTCCTTTCTTCTGAAGACCCTGATCCCCGCCTATTGCATTCTGCTGCTGATCCAGGGCGTCGCCGCCTTCATTCGCGATCTTCAGAAACTGAAAGGCGCCGACGTATGA
- a CDS encoding mandelate racemase/muconate lactonizing enzyme family protein, translating to MTNFPDFRISGLTLWRVPLTSHETYYMASGKTCATVDSMVLRIETDQGISGWGEVCPIPHYLPAYASGVAPALEELAPVLIGANPVGVEALMIACRSHLLGHTYAQSAIDIALWDLTGKACGVPVYTLLGGRQCEDLPLYHSITCIAPEEMARIAKEAMATGMRQIQVKLGADDNWEADVARLRLVREAVGVGPLVYGDWNCGATRLDATRVGRAVADLDIMLEQPCATLEECAAVRSATNLPMKLDENAHDTATLLKAYELGCMDAVALKLSKFGGISELRRARDLCLYFGAKMCVEDTWGSDVATAAALHVAAATPPKSIMNVCDLSGYVSPRIDADAPVRSKGRITPPVGPGLGVWPDADALGAPVLSIAA from the coding sequence GTGACCAACTTTCCGGATTTCCGCATTTCGGGCCTGACGCTCTGGCGCGTGCCGCTGACCAGTCATGAGACCTATTACATGGCGTCGGGCAAAACCTGTGCGACGGTCGACAGTATGGTGCTTCGGATCGAAACGGATCAGGGCATCTCCGGGTGGGGGGAGGTTTGCCCGATCCCGCATTATCTGCCGGCCTATGCGAGCGGAGTTGCGCCTGCGCTGGAAGAGCTGGCACCTGTCCTGATCGGTGCAAATCCGGTTGGTGTGGAAGCGCTGATGATTGCCTGCCGGTCGCATCTGCTGGGACACACTTACGCCCAGTCCGCCATCGACATTGCGCTCTGGGACCTGACGGGCAAGGCCTGCGGGGTGCCGGTCTACACGTTGCTGGGTGGACGCCAATGCGAGGACTTGCCGCTTTATCACTCCATCACCTGCATTGCGCCGGAGGAAATGGCGCGCATTGCCAAGGAAGCCATGGCCACCGGCATGCGCCAGATCCAAGTGAAGCTCGGCGCGGACGACAATTGGGAGGCGGATGTCGCCCGCTTGCGTCTGGTGCGCGAAGCCGTTGGTGTCGGCCCCCTGGTCTACGGCGACTGGAATTGCGGCGCGACCCGACTGGACGCCACCAGGGTCGGCCGGGCGGTTGCCGATCTCGACATCATGCTGGAGCAGCCCTGCGCGACGCTTGAAGAATGCGCCGCCGTTCGCAGCGCCACCAACCTGCCGATGAAGCTCGATGAAAACGCCCATGACACGGCAACGCTTTTGAAAGCCTATGAACTTGGCTGCATGGATGCCGTGGCGCTGAAACTCAGCAAGTTCGGCGGCATTTCGGAGCTGCGCCGGGCGCGGGACCTTTGTCTCTATTTCGGTGCCAAGATGTGTGTCGAGGACACCTGGGGCTCGGATGTCGCCACGGCCGCTGCGCTTCATGTGGCCGCGGCCACACCGCCCAAATCCATCATGAACGTTTGTGATTTGTCCGGTTATGTCAGCCCGCGTATTGATGCGGACGCACCTGTTCGTTCCAAGGGACGCATCACGCCGCCGGTCGGGCCGGGCCTCGGTGTCTGGCCGGACGCCGACGCGCTTGGAGCTCCCGTTCTTTCCATTGCCGCCTGA
- a CDS encoding TRAP transporter large permease subunit, with the protein MSLPLDLIMFGALIAFILLGYPVAFTIAGVATAFALLGWLIGDFNIQLMGAMGQRFFGVLTNPVLTAIPLFVLMGVILEKSRIAEDLLETMGRLFGKMNGGLGVSVVLVGALLAASTGIVGATVVAMGLIALPTMLRNGYDPKLASGMVCTAGTLGQIIPPSTLLIILADVMSNAFQQAQYAQGKFTIETISVGQTFAAAMVPGLLLVAVYCIYILARATLFPSDAPAMKEHVDKPSATEIAGAIVPPILLIIAVLGSILGGIASPNEAASVGAVGAILLAGRRLGVSTKLIVLATAALLILAVAASLLPVRLQRSDVTFGGYVLAALYAGLALFALGVVLRILKAAFGDGLLKASLMSTLTVTSMIFATILMASFFSLVFVGLGGEDRVHAILNEMPGGPTGALIFAMLFVFVLGFFLDFVEISVILLPVLIPPLILMGIDPIWLTVLIAINLQTSFLTPPFGFSLFYLRGAAPKEITTGQIYRGVVPFIALQIVAVAILWLFPIIATWLPRWLY; encoded by the coding sequence ATGAGCCTGCCGCTCGATCTCATCATGTTCGGCGCGTTGATCGCCTTCATTCTGCTCGGCTATCCGGTCGCCTTCACCATCGCCGGTGTGGCCACCGCCTTTGCCCTTCTCGGCTGGCTCATCGGAGACTTCAACATTCAGCTCATGGGCGCCATGGGCCAGCGCTTTTTCGGCGTTTTGACCAATCCGGTCCTGACGGCCATCCCGCTGTTTGTCCTGATGGGCGTTATCCTGGAAAAAAGCCGCATCGCAGAAGACCTCCTGGAAACGATGGGGCGTCTCTTCGGCAAGATGAATGGGGGGCTAGGGGTTTCCGTCGTGCTGGTCGGCGCCCTGCTCGCCGCCTCGACCGGCATTGTCGGTGCCACCGTCGTTGCCATGGGCCTGATTGCCCTGCCGACCATGCTGCGCAACGGCTACGATCCGAAGCTCGCCTCCGGCATGGTCTGCACTGCCGGCACGCTCGGCCAGATCATCCCGCCGTCGACGCTACTGATCATTCTTGCCGATGTCATGTCCAATGCTTTCCAGCAGGCCCAATATGCGCAGGGCAAATTCACCATCGAAACGATTTCCGTCGGCCAGACCTTCGCCGCAGCGATGGTGCCCGGGCTCCTGCTGGTCGCGGTTTATTGCATCTATATCCTGGCCCGCGCCACACTCTTCCCGAGCGACGCGCCGGCCATGAAGGAGCATGTCGACAAGCCCTCGGCCACGGAGATCGCCGGCGCGATCGTGCCGCCGATCCTGCTGATCATTGCCGTTCTCGGCTCGATCCTCGGCGGCATTGCCTCTCCCAACGAGGCGGCCTCCGTCGGCGCGGTCGGCGCAATCCTTCTGGCCGGGCGTCGTCTTGGTGTCTCCACGAAGCTGATTGTGCTGGCCACCGCCGCCCTGCTCATCCTGGCCGTCGCCGCGTCCCTTTTGCCCGTCCGGCTGCAGCGCTCGGATGTGACTTTTGGCGGCTATGTGCTAGCTGCGCTCTATGCCGGCCTTGCACTCTTTGCCCTTGGTGTGGTGTTGCGCATCCTGAAGGCCGCCTTTGGCGACGGATTGCTCAAGGCATCGCTGATGTCGACGCTGACCGTCACCTCCATGATTTTCGCCACCATCTTGATGGCAAGCTTCTTTTCGCTGGTCTTTGTCGGGCTTGGCGGCGAGGACCGTGTTCACGCGATCCTCAATGAAATGCCGGGCGGGCCGACAGGCGCGCTGATCTTCGCAATGCTGTTTGTCTTTGTGCTCGGCTTCTTCCTCGACTTTGTCGAGATCTCCGTGATCCTGCTGCCCGTCCTGATCCCGCCGCTCATCCTGATGGGCATCGACCCGATCTGGCTGACGGTGCTGATTGCCATCAACCTGCAGACCTCTTTCCTGACCCCGCCTTTCGGATTTTCGCTGTTTTACCTGCGCGGTGCGGCTCCCAAGGAGATCACGACGGGCCAGATCTATCGCGGTGTTGTGCCCTTCATTGCGCTTCAGATCGTAGCAGTTGCAATTCTTTGGCTGTTCCCGATCATCGCCACCTGGCTGCCGCGCTGGCTTTACTGA
- the hutG gene encoding N-formylglutamate deformylase, translated as MQPVEVIQGDGPIVLGVPHAGTFVPEDIRARLNNTGLKLADTDWHVDRLYADLLPGATMVKANFHRYVIDANRDPEGVSLYPGQNTTTLCPVTDFDGRPIYHTGTEPEPHEIEARRLAWHAPYHAALGAELERVRARHGVAILYDCHSIRSVVPFLFEGVLPDFNTGTNTGTTCAPEIEAAVVGRTEAAEGYTSVLNGRFKGGWTTRHYGRPAEGFHAIQMELAQKTHLATEDTPFAYDEEKAKQLRVPLNDILSALADLAPSLST; from the coding sequence ATGCAACCGGTTGAGGTCATTCAGGGAGACGGGCCAATCGTTCTCGGAGTGCCGCATGCCGGGACGTTCGTTCCTGAGGACATTCGCGCAAGGCTCAACAACACCGGCCTGAAACTGGCCGATACCGACTGGCATGTGGACCGGCTCTATGCCGATCTGCTGCCCGGCGCGACCATGGTGAAAGCAAATTTCCATCGCTATGTGATCGACGCCAACCGGGACCCGGAAGGGGTCTCGCTCTATCCGGGTCAGAACACAACAACCCTTTGCCCGGTCACCGATTTCGACGGACGCCCCATCTACCACACCGGCACAGAACCGGAACCGCACGAAATCGAAGCGCGGCGCCTTGCCTGGCACGCTCCTTACCACGCGGCGCTTGGCGCTGAACTGGAACGGGTCCGTGCCCGGCACGGCGTTGCCATCCTTTACGACTGCCACTCGATCCGGTCGGTAGTGCCATTCCTGTTCGAAGGCGTGCTGCCCGACTTCAACACCGGCACCAACACCGGCACGACCTGCGCGCCCGAGATTGAGGCCGCCGTCGTAGGCCGCACGGAAGCTGCAGAGGGATACACCTCCGTGCTGAACGGCCGCTTCAAGGGCGGCTGGACCACACGGCACTATGGCCGGCCCGCGGAAGGCTTCCATGCCATCCAGATGGAGCTGGCGCAAAAGACACATCTGGCTACCGAGGACACGCCCTTTGCCTATGATGAGGAAAAGGCAAAGCAGCTGCGCGTGCCCCTCAATGACATCCTGAGCGCGCTGGCAGATCTCGCGCCTTCACTCAGCACATAA
- a CDS encoding glycoside hydrolase family 3 protein, whose protein sequence is MRFPRLFAAFLTVLTAIGGLGTARAEATDTRTGLAADEAIALETKIGQMILVGFLGNRPGHSGFKRVLAQMEAGQIGGVLYLGRNLKDRDTVRQMNAALSEAAASNTPPLIAIDQEGGIVQRLKRHHGFPQTVSAKRMARRSSPDEAQVAYGVLAEGLADWGFTLNLGPVVDVDVNRRNPIIGRLGRSYSRDPGKVAEFGAAFVEAHRGHRVLTALKHFPGHGSSRRDSHKGAVDVSRTWSDKELIPFQQLIDAGKVDLIMTAHVINRGLQGKGKKRVPVSLSETALTGTLRGDLGFTGVIITDDLQMDAIRRTYSLETAVLRAVKAGTDILLFANDKRPDPEIPSKVAKILLDAAKDDPQLVNKINAAYERIVTLKDGLVKPAFQGPSTVQEIETWLSGRAPDPDNCTLSVVQ, encoded by the coding sequence ATGAGGTTCCCGCGTTTGTTTGCGGCGTTCTTGACCGTGCTGACCGCCATTGGTGGTCTCGGAACGGCGCGCGCGGAGGCGACAGATACGAGAACCGGGCTTGCCGCGGATGAAGCGATCGCGCTGGAAACCAAGATCGGCCAGATGATCCTGGTCGGGTTTCTGGGAAATCGTCCCGGCCATTCCGGTTTCAAGCGAGTTCTGGCCCAGATGGAAGCCGGTCAGATCGGCGGTGTGCTTTATCTCGGGCGGAACCTGAAGGACCGCGACACGGTGCGCCAAATGAATGCGGCGCTGAGTGAGGCAGCCGCAAGCAACACACCTCCCTTGATCGCGATCGATCAGGAGGGCGGGATTGTCCAGCGTTTGAAACGGCATCACGGGTTTCCGCAGACCGTCTCTGCAAAACGCATGGCCCGGCGGTCCAGCCCGGATGAAGCGCAAGTGGCCTACGGGGTGCTTGCGGAGGGACTCGCGGACTGGGGCTTTACGCTCAATCTGGGTCCGGTGGTCGATGTCGACGTCAACAGACGCAACCCCATCATCGGGCGCCTGGGACGCTCCTATTCCCGGGACCCGGGCAAGGTCGCCGAGTTTGGCGCTGCCTTTGTCGAGGCGCATCGCGGTCATCGGGTCCTGACGGCGCTGAAGCATTTCCCGGGGCACGGTTCAAGCCGGCGCGACAGTCACAAGGGCGCAGTTGATGTGTCCAGGACCTGGTCGGACAAGGAACTCATTCCGTTTCAGCAGTTGATCGATGCCGGCAAGGTCGATCTGATCATGACGGCCCATGTCATCAATCGCGGGCTGCAGGGCAAGGGCAAAAAGAGAGTGCCGGTTTCCCTGTCTGAAACCGCCTTGACCGGCACCCTGCGCGGCGACCTTGGTTTTACCGGCGTGATCATCACCGACGATCTGCAGATGGATGCGATCCGCCGGACCTACTCGCTGGAAACCGCCGTCCTGCGCGCGGTTAAGGCCGGAACGGATATCCTGCTGTTTGCCAATGACAAGCGTCCGGACCCTGAGATTCCGTCAAAGGTTGCGAAGATCCTGCTTGATGCAGCGAAAGACGATCCTCAGCTGGTTAATAAGATCAACGCTGCCTATGAGCGCATCGTGACGCTCAAGGACGGACTGGTGAAACCGGCTTTCCAGGGGCCGTCGACAGTTCAAGAAATTGAAACCTGGCTTTCAGGCAGGGCTCCGGACCCGGACAACTGCACGCTCTCCGTTGTTCAGTAA
- a CDS encoding TRAP transporter substrate-binding protein, whose amino-acid sequence MKRRDFLKAGATGTAAVAASTLAAPAIAQDVRQWRMVTAWPKNLPGPGVAAQMLADRITALSGGRIEVKLFAAGEIVPGNGVFDAVGQGTAELYHAVPAYWGSKSKGILLFGSQPFGLTAPEQAGWMIHGGGQALYDEIYARFNLKPFLCGNSGPQWAGWFRTEINSVDDLKGLKFRSTGLASEMCTKLGMAVQAMSGPAMFQALQSGALDAGEFIGPWTDSALGYYQIAKNYYWPGVGEPSSAEECAVNLEAYNDLPDDLKEAVSRACASLYNDVLTEYNTKHAQALTQLVNDHGVMVRKLPDEVIVAMGNAAGEVIADLKASDDELVVRITESFLAYRKLMRDYMPYADNGQMNARVMDYSYD is encoded by the coding sequence ATGAAAAGACGTGATTTTCTGAAAGCAGGCGCCACCGGCACCGCTGCCGTCGCGGCCTCCACACTGGCGGCTCCGGCCATCGCCCAGGATGTGCGCCAGTGGCGCATGGTTACGGCCTGGCCAAAGAACCTGCCGGGCCCGGGCGTCGCCGCCCAGATGCTGGCCGACCGCATCACCGCGCTCTCCGGCGGCCGCATCGAGGTCAAGCTCTTTGCCGCCGGTGAAATCGTGCCGGGCAACGGCGTCTTTGACGCCGTCGGTCAGGGCACGGCCGAGCTTTACCACGCCGTTCCGGCCTATTGGGGCTCCAAGTCAAAGGGCATTCTTCTGTTCGGTTCTCAGCCCTTTGGCCTGACGGCTCCCGAACAGGCCGGCTGGATGATCCATGGCGGCGGCCAGGCGCTCTATGACGAGATCTACGCCCGCTTCAACCTGAAGCCGTTCCTCTGCGGCAACTCCGGACCGCAATGGGCCGGCTGGTTCCGCACCGAGATCAACAGCGTTGACGATCTCAAGGGCCTGAAATTCCGCTCCACAGGTCTTGCTTCCGAAATGTGCACCAAGCTCGGCATGGCGGTGCAGGCCATGAGCGGCCCGGCCATGTTCCAGGCTCTCCAGTCCGGAGCGCTCGACGCCGGCGAGTTCATCGGCCCCTGGACCGACAGCGCCCTTGGCTACTACCAGATCGCCAAGAACTACTACTGGCCGGGTGTCGGTGAGCCGTCCTCCGCAGAAGAATGCGCGGTCAATCTGGAAGCCTACAATGACCTGCCGGACGATCTGAAGGAAGCTGTCTCGCGTGCCTGCGCCAGCCTCTACAACGACGTCCTGACCGAGTACAACACCAAGCACGCCCAGGCGCTGACACAGCTGGTCAACGACCATGGCGTCATGGTGCGCAAACTCCCGGACGAGGTCATCGTCGCCATGGGCAATGCCGCCGGCGAGGTCATCGCGGACCTCAAGGCCAGCGACGACGAACTGGTCGTCCGCATCACGGAAAGCTTCCTCGCCTACCGCAAGCTGATGCGCGACTACATGCCCTATGCCGACAACGGCCAGATGAACGCCCGCGTCATGGACTACTCCTACGACTAG
- the hutU gene encoding urocanate hydratase: MTNPRHNARDVFPPTGTELNTKSWLTEAPLRMLMNNLHPDVAENPHELVVYGGIGRAARTWEDFDRIVSSLKSLDEDETLLVQSGKPVGVFRTHKDAPRVLIANSNLVPNWANWDHFHELDKKGLAMYGQMTAGSWIYIGTQGIVQGTYETFMEAGRQHYEGNLKGRWILTGGLGGMGGAQPLAAVMAGACCLAVECDEKSADFRLRTRYVDEKTHSLDEALELIERWTKAGEAKSVALIANAADVFAELVKRGVKPDIVTDQTSAHDPVNGYLPQGWTVAEWRAKAETDPKAVEKAARASMKVHVAAMVDFWNMGVPTLDYGNNIRQVALEEGLENAFAFPGFVPAYIRPLFCRGIGPFRWCALSGDPEDIYKTDAKVKELIPDDKHLHNWLDMARERISFQGLPARICWVGLGQRHRLGLAFNEMVRNGELKAPIVIGRDHLDSGSVASPNRETEAMQDGSDAVSDWPLLNALLNTASGATWVSLHHGGGVGMGFSQHSGMVICCDGTEDADKRIGRVLWNDPATGVMRHADAGYDIALDCAKEQGLNLPAILGHPAS, encoded by the coding sequence ATGACCAATCCGCGTCACAACGCCCGCGACGTCTTCCCGCCCACCGGCACCGAGCTCAACACCAAGTCCTGGCTGACCGAAGCCCCCTTGCGCATGTTGATGAACAACCTGCATCCGGATGTCGCCGAGAACCCGCATGAACTGGTCGTTTACGGCGGCATCGGCCGTGCAGCGCGCACATGGGAAGATTTCGACCGCATCGTCTCCAGCCTGAAAAGCCTGGACGAAGACGAGACCCTTCTGGTCCAGTCCGGCAAGCCCGTCGGTGTCTTCCGCACCCACAAGGACGCACCGCGCGTCCTGATCGCCAACTCCAACCTGGTGCCCAACTGGGCCAACTGGGATCATTTCCACGAGCTCGACAAAAAAGGTCTGGCCATGTACGGCCAGATGACCGCCGGCTCCTGGATCTATATCGGCACCCAGGGCATCGTGCAGGGCACTTATGAAACGTTCATGGAGGCCGGTCGCCAGCATTATGAGGGCAATCTCAAGGGTCGCTGGATCCTGACAGGTGGCCTTGGCGGCATGGGTGGTGCGCAACCGCTTGCCGCCGTCATGGCCGGTGCCTGCTGTCTTGCCGTCGAGTGTGACGAGAAAAGCGCCGACTTCCGCCTGCGCACCCGTTACGTCGATGAAAAGACCCACTCCCTCGACGAGGCGCTAGAGCTGATAGAACGCTGGACCAAGGCCGGTGAAGCCAAGTCCGTCGCGTTGATCGCAAATGCCGCAGATGTTTTTGCCGAACTCGTCAAGCGCGGCGTCAAGCCGGACATCGTCACCGACCAGACCTCCGCCCACGACCCGGTCAACGGTTACCTACCCCAGGGCTGGACCGTCGCCGAGTGGCGCGCCAAGGCCGAGACGGACCCGAAGGCCGTCGAAAAGGCTGCCCGCGCGTCCATGAAAGTTCATGTCGCAGCCATGGTCGACTTCTGGAACATGGGCGTGCCGACGCTCGATTACGGCAACAACATTCGCCAGGTGGCCCTTGAGGAGGGTCTGGAAAACGCCTTTGCCTTCCCGGGCTTTGTGCCGGCCTATATCCGGCCGCTGTTCTGCCGCGGTATCGGGCCGTTCCGGTGGTGTGCCCTCTCCGGTGATCCGGAAGACATCTACAAGACCGATGCCAAGGTCAAGGAACTGATCCCGGACGACAAGCACCTGCACAACTGGCTCGACATGGCCCGCGAGCGGATCTCGTTCCAGGGCCTTCCGGCCCGCATCTGCTGGGTCGGTCTCGGCCAGCGGCATCGCCTTGGCCTTGCCTTCAACGAAATGGTCCGCAACGGCGAGCTCAAGGCACCGATCGTGATCGGCCGCGACCACCTCGATTCAGGCTCGGTTGCGTCTCCGAACCGTGAGACCGAGGCCATGCAGGACGGTTCCGACGCCGTCTCCGACTGGCCTCTCCTGAATGCCCTTCTCAACACCGCTTCGGGCGCCACCTGGGTGTCGCTCCATCATGGCGGCGGTGTCGGCATGGGCTTTTCGCAGCATTCCGGTATGGTGATCTGCTGCGACGGCACCGAAGATGCGGACAAACGCATCGGACGGGTGCTCTGGAACGATCCGGCCACGGGCGTGATGCGACACGCCGACGCCGGCTACGACATCGCGCTCGATTGCGCGAAAGAACAGGGGCTCAACCTGCCGGCTATTCTGGGTCATCCTGCGTCCTAA
- a CDS encoding mandelate racemase/muconate lactonizing enzyme family protein: MKITRISVWAVMLPLSKPYWLSGGRLKFEAIDSTFVRVDTDEGLSGWGEGCPWGHTYLPAHGPGLRAALELLAPALIGKDPRALDAINRLMDVTLPGHPYAKSPLDVACWDLLGKASSQPLWRFFGTDEPAPIAVNSSISTGTPDEMIADIRTASEKGYRTHSAKIGGSDFAADIERIEAISAALPKSEQVTFDVNRAWTPGVALQVLNAVKARDWIEQPCETLDQSAAVSAKVPQPIMLDECLHSFQDHLDAWRLGACQGVKVKPNRVGGLTKARQIRDFGLSVGWQMHIEDTGGSAFADTATLHLAASTPEANRLASWLCHAHLAEDPVPGQGGRNQNGLVHLNEQPGVGIDPDPALLGDPVAVYGGKQ; this comes from the coding sequence ATGAAGATCACGCGCATCTCCGTCTGGGCTGTGATGCTGCCTTTGTCAAAACCCTATTGGCTGTCCGGCGGGCGGCTGAAATTCGAGGCTATCGACAGTACGTTTGTGCGCGTCGACACAGATGAAGGCCTGTCAGGCTGGGGGGAAGGCTGTCCCTGGGGGCACACCTACCTGCCGGCCCACGGACCCGGTCTCCGAGCCGCTCTCGAACTTCTGGCACCCGCCCTGATCGGCAAGGATCCGCGCGCGCTCGATGCCATCAACAGGCTCATGGATGTGACGCTGCCCGGGCATCCTTATGCCAAGTCCCCGCTTGATGTTGCCTGCTGGGATCTGCTCGGCAAGGCGAGCTCTCAGCCGCTCTGGCGGTTTTTCGGGACGGATGAACCTGCGCCGATTGCCGTCAACTCATCGATCTCGACCGGTACGCCAGACGAGATGATTGCGGATATCAGAACCGCAAGCGAGAAAGGGTATCGGACCCATTCCGCCAAGATCGGTGGCAGCGATTTTGCCGCCGATATCGAACGGATCGAGGCGATTTCCGCGGCGCTTCCAAAAAGTGAACAGGTGACGTTCGACGTCAACAGGGCCTGGACACCGGGTGTCGCCCTGCAGGTTCTGAACGCGGTCAAGGCGCGAGACTGGATCGAGCAACCCTGTGAGACCCTGGATCAGAGCGCAGCCGTTTCGGCCAAAGTGCCGCAACCAATCATGCTGGACGAATGCCTTCATTCCTTTCAGGACCACCTGGACGCCTGGCGGCTTGGTGCGTGCCAGGGGGTGAAGGTCAAGCCGAACCGTGTCGGCGGCCTGACAAAGGCCCGGCAGATCCGCGACTTTGGCCTTTCGGTCGGCTGGCAGATGCACATCGAGGATACCGGCGGCAGCGCCTTCGCCGATACGGCAACGTTGCATCTGGCCGCATCGACCCCGGAAGCCAACCGACTGGCGAGCTGGCTCTGCCACGCGCATCTGGCAGAGGACCCAGTGCCCGGACAGGGCGGTCGGAACCAGAACGGATTGGTGCATCTGAATGAACAACCGGGTGTCGGGATCGATCCCGATCCGGCACTCCTTGGAGACCCTGTTGCTGTTTATGGAGGCAAGCAGTGA
- a CDS encoding aspartate aminotransferase family protein: MKTTISQQDWKDRAARVLPAAGFGNFDPGLIIRDGKGSRVWDEDGNEFIDYLIGSGPMLVGHGHEEVLEAVQEQLGKGMTFFTNNARGIELAEALVEAVPCADQVRYVSTGGEADMYAMRLARAHTGRDKILKFEGGYHGMSAEALMSLSPKTLVNYPQAVPDTAGTPESVRDNMLIAPFNDAEFARQLIDEHAEEIACLIVEPLQRLIPPEPGFLETLREETAKHGIVLVFDEVVTGFRLAYGGAQEAYGVVPDLCTLGKVIGGGFPLAAIAGKKEIMDHFDRAVVGEKGFTFQIGTLSGNPVASVAGLKTLEILKRPGVYDTIKGHGARLMAAFAKSLNNEGIAHQLVGDPVLFDVVFTDAPVKNYRDVLKGDTAKAKVFNQSLRASGILKPDSKLYAHLALTEADLQQTESALEAAAKAVAAAG; encoded by the coding sequence ATGAAAACCACCATCTCGCAACAGGACTGGAAAGACCGGGCAGCCCGGGTGCTGCCTGCCGCCGGGTTCGGAAATTTCGATCCGGGCTTGATCATTCGCGACGGCAAGGGATCACGCGTCTGGGACGAAGACGGCAACGAATTCATCGACTATCTGATCGGTTCCGGCCCGATGCTGGTTGGTCACGGTCATGAGGAAGTTCTTGAGGCTGTTCAGGAGCAGCTTGGCAAGGGCATGACCTTCTTCACCAACAACGCCCGCGGTATTGAGCTTGCCGAAGCGCTGGTCGAGGCGGTGCCATGCGCTGACCAGGTCCGCTACGTCTCCACCGGCGGTGAAGCCGACATGTATGCCATGCGTCTTGCGCGGGCGCATACCGGCCGGGACAAGATCCTGAAGTTTGAAGGCGGTTATCACGGCATGTCGGCCGAGGCGCTGATGAGCCTTTCTCCGAAGACCCTGGTGAACTACCCGCAGGCCGTTCCCGACACGGCCGGCACGCCGGAAAGCGTGCGCGACAACATGCTGATCGCGCCGTTCAATGATGCCGAGTTTGCGCGGCAGCTGATTGATGAACATGCGGAAGAGATCGCCTGCTTGATCGTCGAACCGTTGCAACGTCTGATCCCGCCGGAGCCCGGCTTTCTGGAGACCCTTCGCGAAGAGACGGCAAAACACGGAATTGTCCTGGTCTTCGACGAAGTTGTCACCGGGTTTCGACTGGCCTATGGTGGCGCACAGGAAGCTTATGGCGTGGTGCCGGATCTCTGCACTCTCGGCAAGGTCATCGGTGGCGGTTTCCCGCTGGCGGCGATCGCCGGCAAGAAGGAGATCATGGACCATTTCGACAGGGCGGTGGTCGGCGAGAAGGGCTTTACCTTCCAGATCGGCACACTGAGCGGCAATCCGGTGGCCAGTGTTGCCGGATTGAAGACGCTGGAAATCCTGAAACGCCCGGGTGTTTACGACACGATCAAGGGACATGGTGCGCGTCTGATGGCAGCTTTTGCCAAATCGCTCAACAATGAGGGGATTGCGCACCAGCTTGTTGGTGATCCCGTGCTGTTCGATGTTGTCTTCACCGACGCTCCGGTGAAAAACTATCGGGACGTCCTGAAGGGAGATACTGCCAAGGCGAAAGTGTTCAACCAGAGCCTCAGGGCGAGCGGTATCCTGAAACCCGACAGCAAGCTCTATGCCCATCTGGCCCTGACCGAAGCGGATCTTCAGCAAACCGAGTCGGCGCTTGAAGCCGCAGCAAAAGCTGTCGCGGCGGCCGGCTGA